The genomic region CTGCACGCCGAGCGCCCGGAGGCGGTCCAGCGAGGCCCAGTGCGTCGTGGCGCGCTTTCCGTCCAGCAGCCCGGCGCGCTGCAGAAGGAACGCGCCCGTGCAGACCGGAAGGACGGCGCGGCACGAGCCGGCCTGCCGCCAAATGAAGTCGATCAGCGGTTCGTCGTCGACCTCGGCGCGGGTTCCGATTCCCCCCGGAACGACGAGGAGATCGAGCGCCGGAGATCAGAAGCGGATCAGCGACTCGACGCGCCGCCCTTCGAGCGCGCGGCGGCCGTCGAGCGCCGTCAGCTCGACGACGAAGCCGACCCCGGCGACCTCGCCGCCGCACCGCTCGACGAGGCGCGCCGCGGCCGCGGCGGTGCCGCCGGTCGCGAGGAGGTCGTCCACGACGACGACGCGCGAGCCCGCGGGGGCCGCGTCGCGGTGGATCTGCAGGCGGTCGGTCCCGTACTCGAGCCCGTACGACTCCTCGTAGGTCTCGAACGGCAGCTTGCCGGGCTTGCGGACCGGCGCGAAGCCGACGCCGAGCCGCGCGGCGAGCGCGCCGCCGAAGATGAACCCGCGGGCCTCGATCGCCGCGACGAGCGTCGGCGCGAGCGGCCGCGCCCACGCTTCGAGCGCGGCGAGCACGACCTCGGTCGCCGCCGGCACGGCCAAGAGCGGCGTCAGGTCGCGGAAGAGAATCCCCTGATGCGGAAAGTCGGGAATGTCGCGGATCAGCGCCTTCGCTTCTTCGAGCGTCATGTCGATCCTCAGCGCACTTGGCGGAAGCCGACGTTCCCCGCCGGCTCGGCGTCCTCTTCGTCGAGACGCTCCACGACCGAATAGCGCGGTCCCCGCCGCAGCTGCGCGGCGAACGCCTCGAGCCGTTCCGGCGCGCCCTCGGCGAACGCCTCGACCGTGCCGTCCGGCAGGTTGCGCACCCACCCCGCGACGCCGACCGTCTCCGCGCAGTTCAGCGCGAAGAAGCGGTAGCCGACCCCCTGGACCAGGCCGTGGACCACGTAGTGCTTGGCGGTCGCCACGAGCAGCCTCCTTCCCGCGCGGACCACTGTACCGGCGCCTCCGCGGACCGGCCAGCGCTCACTCCTCGAACGAGCCGCGGCGCGCGCGGAGCCAGCGCGCCTCGAGGTCGCGGTAGATGGCGCGCAGCGCGTCCGGCGCCTCCGGCCCGGCGCGGTGCATCGTCTCCGGGAAGAAGACCCCGTAGGCGTTCCCTTGGCGGCGACGCACCTCGGCGTCGAGGTCGATCGCCTCGTCGCCGAGCTTCAGCCGCAGCTTGAACGCCCCGCCGACCGGCACGTCCAGCGCCGGCGGCGCCTCGATGAACGCGCCGCTGAGGCTGACGTTGATCGCCCGCACCGGCAGCGCCCCGGCGCCGACGAGCGCGGCCGCTTCGAGCGGGCAGTCGGGAGGAATCGGCGCGCGGAACATCAGGCGTCCCTCCGCCGAAGCGATCTGCTCCGGCATCTGCAGGCGCAGCCGCTCCGGCGTCCGCCTCGCCTTGTCGGCGGGCGCGTGCTCGAGGATCTGCGCGAGGAAAACGTGCGCCCGGGAGTCGAGGCCGAACGAAACGCTGCAGAGCGTCGCGGGCGGGAGGAACGGACACTCCACGTCGTGGACGAGTTCGAGGACGACCGCGTCGGGCATCGCCGCGACGAAGTGCGCCTGGCAGGTCGAGCCTTGATTGCAGCAGGCGACGATCGCCGGCGCCTTGTGGAGGCTCGCCTTTCCCAAGAGCTGGCGCGTCGCGTTCGACGAGTCTTCTTCGGGCGCGCGCTCGGCGTCCTTGCCGCGGCTGAAGAACCCCATGTCCTCTTCCCCACTCTTCCCCCGATCGTTTTCCCCCGTCCCGCGCCGCTACACCCGGCGGCGCGGCGCCGGCTCGGGACGCAACGCGTCCGGCACCCGGCTGCGCAGCCACCGCGTCTCGAGCTCCCGCACGATGTCCCGCAGCGGCTTCGACGCCGCGTGCGCCCCCCGCGCCACCGCGAGCGGAAAGAACAGCCCGTACTCGCGCCCGCTGCGGCGCCGCACGACCGCCTCGACCTGCACGGCCGCTTCTTCTTCGTCAAGCCGCAGTTCCACCTCGACCACGCGTCCCTTCGCCAGCTCGAGCCCCGTTCCCCCGGGAAGCTCGACGAGGATTCCCGACTGGCTGATGTTGAGCGGCCGGACCTCGACCGACGTTCCTTCGCCGAGCAGCAGCCGCGCGACGAGGGCGCCCTCGGGCGTGATCGGCACGCGGAACGTGGTGCGGCCGTCGGCGCCGGCGATCTCGTCCGGCAGGGCGAGGCGGATCAGCGGCGCGCCGCCCTCTTCCCCCGCTTCGACCTCCAGGATCGGGGCCATGAAGACGCGCGCCCGACCGCCGCTGGTGAACGAGACGGTGGCGAGGGCCAACGGCGGGAACGTCTGCGCGTCCACCGGGCCGTCCAGCTCCAGCAGGACCCCTTGCGGCATGAGCCGCTTGAAGCGGCCGGAGGCGATCGCCGTGTGTTCCGGGCAGACGACGAACGCCCGGACCTCGCGTCGGCAGCAGTGGGCGAGAAGTTGGGACGCGTCCACCACCCCGCGCCGATCCCGCCCGTTCCGGTGGTCTCCGGCGGCGAGATCGCGGTCGTCTTCTTGGCGGAACCAAGACATCGGGGGGCGCTCCTTTACGAAACAATGGCGCCGCCGGCCCCCTCCGGTCAATTCCGTCCCGCCGTCCGAACGCGCGCGGCGCGGCCCGAACAGGCGCCGCGCCGGGTCCGAAGCCCTCCGCATCAACGGCCGATGAGCGTCCGCTCGAACGGCGCAGGTTCATCCACGGCCGCCGCCGGCTCTTCGGCTTGTTCGGACCACGCGTCGGCGCCGCCCGGCGCCGGAGGGGGCTCCTCGACGACCGGCGCGGACGGCGCAGGATCGGCGCCGGCGCCTTCGAGCCGCTCGCGCACGACCCGAATGTCCTGCGCCGCGCAGACGCCGAGAGAGAGCCCTTCGAAGAGCGCTCCGAAGACCCAGACGACCGCAAGAAAGAGCCCGACGGCGCGGGCCGCCCCCGCCGCGCCCGCCGCCGGGTCGTAGTGCATCTGGCCGGCGAGCTGTTGAATCGCCTCCGCGTTCGCCGCGCGCGCCCTCGCGAGACTCTCCAATTTCGCGACCAGCGCCGCTCGCTCGGGCTGCGCCGCGTCGCGGGGATCAGAGTCGAGTCGAGCCAAGGCGAGCCGCGCCTTCTCGCCGCGCCGCCATGCTTCGGCGTAGTCGACGATCAGCGCGCCCGGCCGGCCGCCCACCCTGTTGCGCCCGTAATTGGCCACGTCGTCGGCGAGCTTGTCGGCGTCGGCGTCGAGCCGCGGCCTCCGGGCGACGAGATAGCTGCGCGCGTCGTCGAATTGCCGGGCGTCCCAATAGTCGAGACGCGCCGCGCCGCGGGCGGCGATCTCGGCTTCCGTGCCCGCCTCCTGGCGCTCGCGCTGCAACCGCTCCCGGGCCGCGCGGACGAGTCCCTCCCGGTTCTCGGCCCAGTCCTTGTCCAGCTTGGCCATGTCGGTCTCGGCGCTCCGCGCCTGCTCCGCCATCTCCAACCGAGCCGTCTTCAGCGCCGCCATCCGCTCCCGCAATTCCGCCGGGGGCAGGA from bacterium harbors:
- a CDS encoding adenine phosphoribosyltransferase translates to MTLEEAKALIRDIPDFPHQGILFRDLTPLLAVPAATEVVLAALEAWARPLAPTLVAAIEARGFIFGGALAARLGVGFAPVRKPGKLPFETYEESYGLEYGTDRLQIHRDAAPAGSRVVVVDDLLATGGTAAAAARLVERCGGEVAGVGFVVELTALDGRRALEGRRVESLIRF
- a CDS encoding acylphosphatase, producing MATAKHYVVHGLVQGVGYRFFALNCAETVGVAGWVRNLPDGTVEAFAEGAPERLEAFAAQLRRGPRYSVVERLDEEDAEPAGNVGFRQVR
- a CDS encoding PilZ domain-containing protein, whose amino-acid sequence is MGFFSRGKDAERAPEEDSSNATRQLLGKASLHKAPAIVACCNQGSTCQAHFVAAMPDAVVLELVHDVECPFLPPATLCSVSFGLDSRAHVFLAQILEHAPADKARRTPERLRLQMPEQIASAEGRLMFRAPIPPDCPLEAAALVGAGALPVRAINVSLSGAFIEAPPALDVPVGGAFKLRLKLGDEAIDLDAEVRRRQGNAYGVFFPETMHRAGPEAPDALRAIYRDLEARWLRARRGSFEE
- a CDS encoding PilZ domain-containing protein, which codes for MSWFRQEDDRDLAAGDHRNGRDRRGVVDASQLLAHCCRREVRAFVVCPEHTAIASGRFKRLMPQGVLLELDGPVDAQTFPPLALATVSFTSGGRARVFMAPILEVEAGEEGGAPLIRLALPDEIAGADGRTTFRVPITPEGALVARLLLGEGTSVEVRPLNISQSGILVELPGGTGLELAKGRVVEVELRLDEEEAAVQVEAVVRRRSGREYGLFFPLAVARGAHAASKPLRDIVRELETRWLRSRVPDALRPEPAPRRRV